Genomic segment of Streptomyces sp. NA02950:
CAGGGCGGTTGTGATCCCGAAGAGCTGCCAGACGAGGTCCAGCCAGGGCCGCCCCGGGGCCTCGGAGGCGTTGAGCGTGGCCGCCTGGTCCTTCAGCCCACCGGGCCGGGTCACCGAGCCGACGAAGTCGATCAGGGCGGACAGCGCGCTCGCACCCAGCGACAGCGCCAGCACCAGCAGCGTCTCGTTGCGCAGGGTCCGCCGCGAGAGCCCGCTCTCGTACACGGACAGCTCCGCGTCGCGCGCCTGTGACCGCACTCCAGCCTCCACTTCCTCCGCTCGCCGCGCCGGCCCGGCGACAGGGTCGCTCCGGTCGCTCGCGTCACTCCGGCCCCTTCCCGACCGGACAATACGGGGTCGCCGGTGAGGACGTGCGGCGAGCCCGGGATCAGCCGGAGAGGTCGGTCGGCCAGGTGTGCACCGGTGCGTCGGTGCGCATCAGGGCACAGTAGCGGCGGGTCATGGCGGCCAGTGCCGCGTCCCGCCCCAGCCCGCTGTCCAGCGCCCGGTGATAGGTCGCGGCCTGCCAGGACGCGCCGTTGGTCCGCAGCTTGCAGCGCTCCTCGATCACGCCGAGATAGCGGTCGCGGTCGGCGGGCTCGACCCCCCAGCCGCCCAGCCCGGCCGCGGCCAGCGGCAGCAGTTCCTCGCGTACCAGCCGCACCGCGGGCGTACGGGCCAGGGCGGCCGAGCGGCCGGGCTTGGGCCACTGGAGGACCGCGTCGATGCCATGGCGGCAGGCCGCGTCGAAGTTGGCCGCCGCGGCGGTGAACGGCAGCCGCGACCACACCGGGCGGGGCTCCTCGGCCAGCGCCCGGACCAGTCCGTAGTAGAAGGCCGCGTTGGCGATGACATCGGTGACGGTGGGGCCCGCGGGCAGCACCCGGTTCTCCACCCGCAGATGCGGCACCCCGCCCGCCACGTCGTACACCGGCCGGTTCCAGCGGTAGATCGTGCCGTTGTGCAGCACCAGTTCATGGAGGGCGGGCACACCGCCCTCGTCCAGCACCCGCAGCGGGTCCTCGTCCTGGCCGGCCGACAGCAGCGGGGGGAAGTAGCGCAGGTTCTCCTCGAACAGCTCGTAGGCGTCGCCGATCCAGCGCTCGCCGAACCAGGTGCGCGGACGGACGCCCTGGGCGGCGTACTCCAGTGGCCGCACATCGGTGGCCTGGAGGAACAGCGGTGGCCTGGACTCCCGCCACACCTCCCGACCGAAGACGAAGGGCGAGTTGGCGCCCACCGCGATCTGCACGGCGGCCACCGCCTGCGCCGCGTTCCACACCGCCGCGAACCGCCCCGGGGTTGTCTGGAGGTGGAGCTGCACGGAGGTACACGCGGCTTCGGGGGCGATCGAGGCGCTGGCGTAGGTGAAGCGCTCCTGGCCCTCGATGTCGATGAGGAAATCCTCGCCGCGGGCGGCCAGCATCTGTTCGTTGAGGAGTTTGTAGCGGTCGTCGTAGGAGAGGTTCGCCGATCCCAGGTCCCGGGCGGCGAGAGTCGGGAGAATTCCGATCATCACGATCTCGGAGGACACTTCCCGCGCCTTGCGGTCGGCATATGACAACCCGGTGCGGAGCTCCTCGGAGAGCTGGTCGAGAACACGTCCGTGCAAACGGTGCGGCACGATGTTCACTTCAAGGTTGCACTGCCCGAGTTCGGTCTGGAAATCGTGACTCGCGATGCGTTCCAGAACCTCCGCGTTCATCATCCTCGGCATCCCGTCGGCGCCGGCGAGATTGAGTTCGATCTCCAGACCCATGAGATTACGCGGACGGTCGAATCGCTTCTCCGCCAGGAGCCGGCCGAGCCCGTCCAGGCACTGCCGGAGCCGACCGCGCTGCCGCTGCCGACCGGACGGGTCGAACTCACCGGCTACGACCTTCTCCCCCATCGAAGCGTCCTTCCTCGAGTGGATCACCGGCGTCAGCCGCTTACACCACGCTCGATGATGCCCACCAATGTGATCGATAACGCCCCGTGCGGCCCGCCCAGCCGGTACGCTCTCAACTACGCCGCAATGGGCCGGGTAAATGCACCGGTGAGATCCAGCCTACCGCGATGACGACAAAAAGCCAGGTCATATCCATGCATCTGGCACAGAATCGGGGAAAATCCCCACGCCTGCGCGGTCCTGAATACCCCTTGTCGGCAATATCGCGCACAGCTAGCGGAAACATGCCGGGAACATGGTTCGTATAAACTCGGTTAACAAGGCGGAGAGATAACGCCCGGACAGTTCGTCCCGGCACCCTCTGACCCGCGTATGACCCCCGCACACCGACAGCGTTGTCGATGTTGTCGAACCATGACTCCGCTGCCGCTTCACCGTGTCTCCTGAGTGAGAGGCCACACCACCATGCCGCTGCATGTGCCCCCGGCTCCCGCGCCCGCCCTGCGCAGCGTCCTCACGGCCCTCGGTTCCCCCACCGCCGTCCATGAGGTCCGCACCCCGGGGCTCAACGCCCTCGCGGGTCCCTTCGAACCCGAACTCCCGCTGCCCGTCCATGTCCTGGACGCCATCACCGCACCGGCCGGGGGACCCCGCACCCGGCTGCACGGATGGCGCTTCATGATCCGCGAGGAGGACCGTACGGTGGCCGCCGCTGAGGCGCGACTGACCGCCGACGGCTGGGCGTTCTCGCACTTCTCCGAGGGGCCGTATGTCGCGTCGGCCGAACTGGCCCTGCGCGAGGCTGAGTCGCTGCCCGTGACGTACCAGCCGCGGCTGCTGTCGATCCCGGAGATGTACATGGTCACGCTGTGGCTGCACGAGAACCCCGTGGCGGACGCCGCCGACGGCGGTCTGGGCGCGGGCGATCTGATGGTGCCGCTGGCCCCGGCCCCACCCGGGATCGCGGCCCACCGGGCGCACCGGGCGGCGGATCTGCTGCCCGCGCTCACGCTGCGGCTGACCCCGGCACGATTGTTGGGATCGCCTGCCTGACCAGCACTTTCACCAGGAGCGAAGCGCCCTGTGACCACCGGGTCACAGGGCGCTTCGCTGCGTCCTCGTAACAGTCCCGCCGCGATGAACCGTCCGAACGGGTGATGCGTCATTATCTAGCGAGACCGGTACCGCGAAATCCCTGCGGAATCCCGCCCGTAGGGCAACACTGGGAGCAACCGACCAACTCACCACGGGGGGCGGCCATGAATGCCGCGAAGAACCGCAGCACCTTCACCACACCGCAGCGAAAGAACCCTGCCATGTGCCAGCACCAACCACCCTGCCCGTCAGCCGACTCCGCCGACCGGGAGGCCGCCCATCTGGTGGCGCACCATCCGGAGCAGGGCTGGAGCCTGCTGTGCAACGGCGTCCTGCTCTTCGAGGACACCGGTGAGCTGCTGCCGGACGGACGGGTCATCGCCCCGTGCCGGCCGCGGGGTTCCGAGCACATCGTGACGGCCGCCTAGGCGTCGTCCGACCGCCGTTCAGGCCCCACGGCCGGAACGGCACAGACAGACCGGGGCCGGCCCGGCGCCTTCGCCGAACCGGCCCCGCATCCGGGGTGCCTGATGGCACCCCTTTCGCGTCTCTGGTGCCGCGTCAGTCAAGGTGTGCCCGGCAGCGAGGCGGCCTGGTGCGTGCGCTCGCAAGGCCGCGGGGAGGCCCTCGTAGTGGGCCTGCTCGGGCTTTCGGCCGACGCAGCGAGGGGGGGCACCTCCCAGCGGTAGCTGGGGGAGCGTGCCAGGGCGGCGAGGGGGGCGAACCTTGGCTGACGCGGCACTAGCCCTCGTAGGACTCCAGCGGCGGGCAGGAGCAGACGAGGTTGCGGTCCCCGAACGCCCCGTCGATCCGCCGCACCGGC
This window contains:
- a CDS encoding glutamate--cysteine ligase; this encodes MGEKVVAGEFDPSGRQRQRGRLRQCLDGLGRLLAEKRFDRPRNLMGLEIELNLAGADGMPRMMNAEVLERIASHDFQTELGQCNLEVNIVPHRLHGRVLDQLSEELRTGLSYADRKAREVSSEIVMIGILPTLAARDLGSANLSYDDRYKLLNEQMLAARGEDFLIDIEGQERFTYASASIAPEAACTSVQLHLQTTPGRFAAVWNAAQAVAAVQIAVGANSPFVFGREVWRESRPPLFLQATDVRPLEYAAQGVRPRTWFGERWIGDAYELFEENLRYFPPLLSAGQDEDPLRVLDEGGVPALHELVLHNGTIYRWNRPVYDVAGGVPHLRVENRVLPAGPTVTDVIANAAFYYGLVRALAEEPRPVWSRLPFTAAAANFDAACRHGIDAVLQWPKPGRSAALARTPAVRLVREELLPLAAAGLGGWGVEPADRDRYLGVIEERCKLRTNGASWQAATYHRALDSGLGRDAALAAMTRRYCALMRTDAPVHTWPTDLSG
- a CDS encoding DUF5999 family protein is translated as MCQHQPPCPSADSADREAAHLVAHHPEQGWSLLCNGVLLFEDTGELLPDGRVIAPCRPRGSEHIVTAA